The segment GACTTCCCATGAGCAACCACGCAGGAACAATCCAGAAATCAGAATGCATGCGGCCTCCTCGGCGATCCGAACCGCGAGTTCCGAGACGCTTCGATGGTAGTGGACGATCCCTCCCGAGGCAACCGCGCCGCTCGCGATCACCTCGGCCCTCGGCCTTGCCGGCGATCGGGGGCTTCAGCCGGCTCGACTCGCGCTTGCTTGACGCCTCGAACGGATCGGATACCCTGGAATCACCCTCCCACGTCGTTCCTCGGACGATCCGAGAGGGGCGCCGGCTGGCCAGTCTTCGCTTTGAGCCGACACGAAGGGGCGGACCATCCGCCCGGAGCCTCCAGAGATGAGTCACCCGCCACGGATGCTCCTTGCGTCCCGAGGCCGTTCGTCCACTCAGGCCGTTGGCCTGTCGCTTCTGGGGCTGCTCGTGCTGCTCCTGGCGGGGCCTGGCTGCTCGGGAGACGACACGCTCGGCCAGCAGGTGGCCGCGGCGATCGCCTCGGGGCAGCTCGACGAGGCGCAGCAGATCGTCGATCGCTGGTTATCGCGACGCTCGAATGACCCGGACGCCCTCGCCTGGGCCGCTCGGGTTGCCCTCGCCCGTGATCGACCAACCGAGGCATTCGAGTTCGCCCGGCGAGCCCAACAGCAGGGGCTCGATCGCTCTGCCCTTCGCGATGTCGAAGGGGTTGCCCTGGCCCGAGCCGGTCGCATGGCCGAGGCCGAGCCCTTGCTGCGAGCCCATTTGGCCGCCACCGATCGGCCCGATCCGGTGGCCAGCCAGGCCCTCGCCGAGATCGGCCTGGCGACCTTCCGCTTTGGAGCCGCCCGAGAGGCCCTCGCCCGATGGCGACGCGATGCCCCCGATGACCCGGAGCCCTGGTTGATGGAGGCCGAAATCTCCGAGCGCATCGGCGACGAGTACACGGTCATCGCCTCGCATTACCGCGAGGCACTCAAACGAGACCCGAGCCTGGATGGTGTGCTCCTCCGACTGGCCGAGACGATTCGCCGCTCCGGGAATTACCGGGAGGCGGTCGAATCGTTCAACGCCTACCTCGACCGCCATCCCGACGATCCCGACGCCCTTGCCTGGGCCGGGCTCAACCAGTTGGGCATGGGAGAGGTCGAGGCCGCCGAGCGTTTGCTTCGTCAAGCCCTGGCGCGGGAGCCTGACCATCTGGAAGCCATCAAGGGACTCGCCCGTCTGTACCAGCAGACGGGCCGCGTGGAGGAGTCCCTGGCCCAGTTCAATCGGGCCGCCGAACTCGACCCCGAGCAGGCCGACATCCCCTATCAGCAGTCACTCTTGCTCGCTCGGCTCGGTCGGCGGGAGGAGGCCGAGCAAATGCGCGAGCGCTCGGAACAGCTTCGCGCCCAGGCGGCCGAGATCGAGCGACTGCGCGATGCCCTCGTGCGCGACCCAGGCAACGCCGAGCTCCAGTACGAAACCGCGCGCTGGCTGATCGAACACGGTCACGCCGAAGAAGGCGTCCGCTGGGCCGAGAAGGCGATTACCACCGTTCCCGGCCACCGCCCCTCGTGTCTCCTGCTCGCGGAGTATTACGAGGCGACCGATCAGCCCGACCTGGCGAACTTCTACCGCTTCAAGGCCGCTCCGGCTGATCGGTGATGGGCTGATCGGCTCGACGAATCGCCCTCGTTCCGTCTGTTGCCTTTTCGCATCTGTTGCGATGAGGCAACATCCGAGAACCGACCGGAATTCGAGACCAGCGCGCGAAGAAACGACCCGGTTCCCATGCCAATTCTCCTCAAGGCCGTTTGCAGGCCACAAGGGGCAGGGGATCGGGTCGTCTGGAGTCGCGTCACAGGGCGTCGACCACGAATCAGTCCGTCAGGTCGAAGTCCACGTTGCGATTTGAACCGCTCTCGACGGTGTAGGTCAGGCCCGAGGTGTCCGGCAGGCTGTACTTGGCGGGAACCAGGTCCTTGGCCTCGGCGAACGCCTTGGCCACGTCATCCTGTTTCGGAGAACCACCCTGCACGCCACTCATGGCAGCGTCGTAATTGACATCACGCGAGGTGATCGAGACCCGGTACTCGCCGGGCAGCGCACCATCCCCGTCGATCGCGGTGGTCAGATAGTACGAACCACCGGAGATCGTTCCACTCGCCGCGCGACTGTCCGGATCGACGGGAGCGAACGTAATGGTTCCGGTTTCGACAGGCTGACCGTTGTACGTGACGTTCCCCGAAACCGGGTAGCGTTTAGGGAGGCCCGTGCCGTCGCTGCAACCGACGACGATCATCATGCCCGTGAAGATAACGGCCAGGGGGGTGATTCGGCGGATCAAGGTCAAGGGTGCCGCGGTCATGGTCGCTCCACTGCGGAATGGCGGAATCGATCAAGGCAAGAGAATTGCCCCGGCCCTACGGAAAGGGGCAGACAAGAATCATGGTCCTGGAGCCATCGAGCAAACGAACCAAAACCCCCGGAAGGATGATCTTCCGGGGGTCGGGTTGCTCCCGAGCCGGGGGGGCAGCATCGCCACCCCGGAGCAATCAAGGCGAGTCGAAGATCAATACTGGTCGGCGCTGATGACCTCGCCGCCATTTCGGCTACCGAGGGCACAGTAGACGACGATATTGATGCTCTCCTTGAGGAACTTGACCGAGCCGTCGGCGAACAGGAAGTTCGCACCGCCCGGGTGTTCGCTCTTGGCTCCCTTGCTCGCGTAGCTGAACCGGCTTCGCCAGTTGGAAGAACCGAACTGAACGGCCGGGGCTTCCGGCGTCTTCCAGTTAATCGGCACCGTGGTGCCGAAGGTGCTGCCGTTGTTCATGTAGAAGTTGCTGTCGGCCACCTGATACGGCAGCGTCTCGCCCACGATGATGGTGTTGCTCGTGCCGTCTCGCACGCTGGCAAGGTTCACCGGGCCGATGCCCGCGTTGCGGTACGAGAAGAACCCACGGAGCACACCTGAACCACGAGCCGACAGAGTCTCGTTGAAGTTCGTGCCCCAGAAGCCCGCCCAGCCGATGCGGGGGAGACCCGGAGCCAGCGTCGTGCCCACCGGGGTTTCCCAGGGGCCGCCTGGCGGGGTCAGACCGCCGATGCAGTAGTTGTCGCCGAAGCTGCCCGGGTAGTTCGACACGGGAACGACCGTCGACGCGGCACCGGTCGCCGGGTTGATCGGGCCGGGGCCGTTGGGCCACTGGCCGGTCAGGCTTTCACGATCCCGGAGGCCGCCGTTGTTCTGGCCGTCCGAGGGGCAAAGCCAGGTGTTGTTGACCGTCACCCACGCCGTAAACCACGAACCCGCACCCGCGCCGGTGTTGCTGCCGTGCACGTCGAAGTTCAGGGCGTTGTACTGGTTGGTCCCTTCCATCTGCGGCAGGATCAAGGCCCGCCAGCTCAGGGTGTTCATCTGGGAGTTGCCCGCCCAGATGCTGCCCCGGTTTTCGTCGGCAATGGCGCCCGGAGGGAACGCGTTGACCTGGTCGTGATAGTTGTGCAGCGCGATGCCGATCTGCTTCAGATTGTTCACGCACTGGGCCCGTCGGGCCGCTTCGCGAGCACTCTGGACGGCAGGAAGCAGCAACGCGATCAAGACACCGATAATGGCGATGACCACCAAGAGTTCGATCAGAGTAAAGCCGAGGCGTCTGTGAGCACTGACCTTCATTGCGAATTGAACTCCTCGCGAGCGAGCTCAGGGCGCATGCTGGCCCCGAAACCGGCTCGGGTAGAACCCCGAAGAATGGAACACGCGAACGACCGAACGAAATGCACGAGATACGATCGAAACTCTTGAACCGAACGGTTCAAGATTGAGAAATCGTCAACCACTGCCGGACATCTTGATCGGCTCGAACGATACCTGTTCGATGCTGGAATCTTCGGCGACTCCAAACAAGATGAATGGATCGCAGATGCTCAAGGCCAGCCGCGATTGCATACGCTACCATATCCAGGACGAATTCCCGGGGTCAAGCAGGTCCTGAAGAATTTATGTCGATTCCGCAGAGATGTGGACGTACGGGGACTCGCCCATCATGCAATGGGTGATTGGTCGCTCAGCTTCCACGCCTCTGAGGATGACTCCACTCGGGACGGGTGTTTGCAATCAGACGCAACACTCTCTGCGAAACGGGTGAGACAACACGTCATCCCACACGTCGGGCCTCGACCTCGCTCAAAAGCACGCGGCACCACATCACTCAGACCGGTGGTTTTCAAGCAAACACCATCCTGCCAGCCTGGGTTCAGGAAAGTCAAGGAAGAGATCGGGTCGAAAACGACGTTTTTTGGCGATTTTTTCCTGCCGATCCTGATTGAAACTGGGGCTTTGAAGGATTCTCAGGTTCCGAGTGATCGAGTCGGCATGAAAAAGCCGATGCCAGTGCGAGTGACTGACATCGGCCTGCCGATCGAGGGCTGTCGTGATCGGATCGTGACGCTATTCGGCCCCGGACTGGGTCGCGTTCGGTGCGTGAAGCTGCTCGATCCAGGTTCGGATCAGGGCCTCGCCCTCAGGATCGACGAGCGTGGTTGCGAGCGGCGGCATCTGTTGTGGACCTCGACGCGCGATCCGATGATACAGGATCGAACGCTCGGGCTCACCCGGTACGACCAGTCGGGCGTTGGCGATTCCCAGATCCCCTTGCGTTGGTGCTTCACCCACCAGGCGGAGCCGATCGAGCGGGGCATCGTGCCGAAGGTTGATGGCCGCGTTTCCGCCACCCGCCTCGACGTGACAGCTCGCGCAGTTGGCGTGCAGGTACGATCGGGCCCGAGCCTCGATCGGTGCCGTGTCGTCGCTCGGATCGACCAGCTTCGGCAACGCCTCCGGCCGGTTTGGCAAGGGCTCCTTGAACAGGCCGATCCGTTCCAGCGTCGCAAGCTGGTTGGCAAGGCCGGCGGTGCCGTAATCAACGGTCCGGTTCATCTGCTCGGTGGAGAGGCCGAGAACGTAATTCGCCGCCCGAGAGTGGCAGACCATGCATTCGGCGCGGCTCGGATAATGCCACGCGAGCGTTCGGACGCCGCCGGGCGCCTCGGGATCGCTCAGCGTGTACGAGCGGTCGAGCCCCTCTTTGCCGACGAGCACGGCGTCGGTCCGATCGTCGTTCCAGAGGTACGAGTAGCCGACCCACTCCCCTTGCTGTCGGGTCATCAACCGGGTTTCGATGGGCTGGCGAGAGGCAGGGTTGCCGGCCTCGAATTCCAGGGCGAACTCCTTCACCAGCACCGTCCCCTCGGGAAAGTCCCACCCTTGGCCCGAGCCTCGTAGCGAAACGGTTGCCTCGTTCGGGTCACCGGGAATGGCGATGAAGCGTTGCTTGATCGAGCCGTCGGACCAGAGGGGCGAGTTGACCTCGTAGGGAATCAAGGCCTCATGCGTTTGTCGATCCGCGACCGACCGATAGAGGCCCGTCTCGCTCAGCAAGGTCGGGAACGGGGCGTCCGGGCGGTCGTCGGCTTGCGGCACCAGACGATAAAACCCGGTCAGGTGGTCGATGACGATCAGTTCGCCGTCCTTGTCGAGGCCGAAACCGCTGATCGCAAACGACGTATCGGCAATCTCCTGATGCCATGTCACCTGGCGGCCGTCGTGCTTAACGCCCCAGATTTTGCCGGTCGAGTAATCCCCATACACATACGCTCCCCGGAGTTCGGGAAGCGCCTGCCCGTGGTAGACGACGCCGCCGGTCAGCGATCGGGCCTCGGAGTGATGATGCTCGACAGTTGGCGGAGTCAGGGGGTCCGGCCCCATCCGGTCGAGGTAGAACGGATGGCTTCCTTCGTACGCGCTCCAGCCGTAGTTCGCCCCTCGGGTCACCAGGTAGGCTTGCTCCCAGAGGTCCTGGCCGTTGTTGCCGACCCAGAGCTGATCGAGCGTTGCGTCGTAGGTCATCCGCCAGGGATTGCGCATTCCGTAGGCCCAGGTTTCCGGACGGGCGCCGGGGCGATCGACGAACGGGTTGTCGGGCGGAACCGCGTAATTCCGACCGGGAGCCGGGTGATCGACGTCGATCCGCAAGACCTTGGCCGTCAGCTCCGAAAGATCCTGCCCTCGGAAGTTCGTGTCCGAGTCTCCTGTGCCGTCGCCCGAGGTGATGTAGAGCATCCCATCACCGCCGAAGTCCACTGCGCCACCGTTATGGCCGTTCGAAGGCCAGTCGATGATGACCACCTCCGACGCCGGGTCGATCGCGTGCGGCGGCTCCCGATCGACCGTGAACCGCGAGACACGCGTCACCGGCTCCTCGCCGTTCGAAACGTTCTGGCCGACGAACAGGTAACCGTTCCGCGCGTAGTCGGGATGAAACGCCAGTTCGTAGGCAATGCCTGAGAGTTCCAGAACCACCTGTGGATCGGCGGCGTTCGGGTCGTCCGGAATGCGCAGGATCGTACTCGGCGCAGACCAGGAACCGTGGTGTTGGATGATGAGGAAGGCGTCTCGGCCGGGCTCGGCGTCGAACGTCAAGGGCTGGAAGATTTCCAGCTTCGGGAAGGCCGGTTCAGGGCGGTACGGAAGCGGCGGCTCCGGAGAACCAACCACCCGAGAATCATGCCAAGGGACCCGGTGCGAGAGGCCAGACCGACGGTCGTCGTCGTCAGCCGCGAAGCTCGACGAGGCCATGCAACACAGCACCGGACAGAGCAACACGCGAAGGAACCTTGTCGAGCGGACGCTCATGGTCACACTCATCCTCCGATGATCGTTTGTTTCGGATCGATCGATGAAACATGGGCGGAAACTGCCGAGAAGAGGGCTTCGCCATGATACGGGGCGCGTGCTGGCCGGGCAATCCCGCGCAACGCCAGACGGCCGCCTTGCCCGTCGGAGCGTCCGAAAGGGCAAGGCGGCCGTCGTTCGATCTTCGGATTCAATATCGGCCCGCTGAGGGCTCGGGTCATTCGCTGGCGATCACGTAGACCGCATGGATGACTCCCGGAATGTAGCCGAGCAAGGTCAGCAGAATGTTCAGCCAGAAGTGCAAACCGATGCCCACCTGTGTGAACACTCCCAGGGGTGGCAGCACAATGGCCAACAAGAGTCGAATCAGATCCATGAGATGTCCTCCTCGTCAGATCGATCAATGGGGGGTGGTCTGGTTCCGTTCTCGGTCAGGAGGGTCGAACCGCCAGCCCCGCATCGCGCCGACGCCTCAGGTCTTCGAGGGAAAGCTGAGGTCCGGCACCAATCAACGATCCGGCGATCGAGGCAATAATTGATGCGATCAGGGTCGCGAAGGTCCACCAGGCGGCCGTGGTCGCCCGGACATTGCTGCTCTGAGCCTGGGCCGCCTGAACGTCGGCGATTTGCTGATTCGTCAATCCGGCATCGACCAGTTGCGCCTCGGTCAGGGTCGGAGCCACGTTCGGCCCGGTCACCTGCTGAAGCATCCCGCCGACTCCAAGATTCAGCCCGAGGCCGGTCAGCACCACCACGGCGACGAAGATCGTGCCCCAGAGCAAGAGGCCGTAGATCATCGCCTCGTCCTTCCGCTCGCCAACGGTGCTTCGGCTGGTGACAAAGCCACCCATGAACAACGCGACAAGCAGCGAAATGGCAGCCCAGATCGCCGCGCCGATGGCCAACGTGCTGCCGCCGACAGCGTCGGTCCCTGCCGTCGAGAGGCCAACGGCCACGCCCAGCGTTCCGAGCGACACATAAACCGTCAGCGCCACGACCGCTCCGGCCATCAAGGCGCTCCAGCTCACACGGCTGCCGACCGAGGTGACATCGTGCAGGCGAATCGTTTCGTCGTTGATGGTGCGGGTCATCCGGCGCTCATCCAGCCGCTCTCGGCCATTCCCAGCTTGACCGTTGGTTTCCGTGAAGTTCAACACGTG is part of the Tautonia marina genome and harbors:
- a CDS encoding DUF1559 domain-containing protein — encoded protein: MKVSAHRRLGFTLIELLVVIAIIGVLIALLLPAVQSAREAARRAQCVNNLKQIGIALHNYHDQVNAFPPGAIADENRGSIWAGNSQMNTLSWRALILPQMEGTNQYNALNFDVHGSNTGAGAGSWFTAWVTVNNTWLCPSDGQNNGGLRDRESLTGQWPNGPGPINPATGAASTVVPVSNYPGSFGDNYCIGGLTPPGGPWETPVGTTLAPGLPRIGWAGFWGTNFNETLSARGSGVLRGFFSYRNAGIGPVNLASVRDGTSNTIIVGETLPYQVADSNFYMNNGSTFGTTVPINWKTPEAPAVQFGSSNWRSRFSYASKGAKSEHPGGANFLFADGSVKFLKESINIVVYCALGSRNGGEVISADQY
- a CDS encoding PQQ-dependent sugar dehydrogenase, coding for MSVRSTRFLRVLLCPVLCCMASSSFAADDDDRRSGLSHRVPWHDSRVVGSPEPPLPYRPEPAFPKLEIFQPLTFDAEPGRDAFLIIQHHGSWSAPSTILRIPDDPNAADPQVVLELSGIAYELAFHPDYARNGYLFVGQNVSNGEEPVTRVSRFTVDREPPHAIDPASEVVIIDWPSNGHNGGAVDFGGDGMLYITSGDGTGDSDTNFRGQDLSELTAKVLRIDVDHPAPGRNYAVPPDNPFVDRPGARPETWAYGMRNPWRMTYDATLDQLWVGNNGQDLWEQAYLVTRGANYGWSAYEGSHPFYLDRMGPDPLTPPTVEHHHSEARSLTGGVVYHGQALPELRGAYVYGDYSTGKIWGVKHDGRQVTWHQEIADTSFAISGFGLDKDGELIVIDHLTGFYRLVPQADDRPDAPFPTLLSETGLYRSVADRQTHEALIPYEVNSPLWSDGSIKQRFIAIPGDPNEATVSLRGSGQGWDFPEGTVLVKEFALEFEAGNPASRQPIETRLMTRQQGEWVGYSYLWNDDRTDAVLVGKEGLDRSYTLSDPEAPGGVRTLAWHYPSRAECMVCHSRAANYVLGLSTEQMNRTVDYGTAGLANQLATLERIGLFKEPLPNRPEALPKLVDPSDDTAPIEARARSYLHANCASCHVEAGGGNAAINLRHDAPLDRLRLVGEAPTQGDLGIANARLVVPGEPERSILYHRIARRGPQQMPPLATTLVDPEGEALIRTWIEQLHAPNATQSGAE
- a CDS encoding YqaE/Pmp3 family membrane protein, which encodes MDLIRLLLAIVLPPLGVFTQVGIGLHFWLNILLTLLGYIPGVIHAVYVIASE
- a CDS encoding DUF2188 domain-containing protein, with the translated sequence MAKNLHVVPHEERWAIKQEGDDGIVSEYSTKEIAVEEGESLARDREVNLIIHRQDGVFDHVLNFTETNGQAGNGRERLDERRMTRTINDETIRLHDVTSVGSRVSWSALMAGAVVALTVYVSLGTLGVAVGLSTAGTDAVGGSTLAIGAAIWAAISLLVALFMGGFVTSRSTVGERKDEAMIYGLLLWGTIFVAVVVLTGLGLNLGVGGMLQQVTGPNVAPTLTEAQLVDAGLTNQQIADVQAAQAQSSNVRATTAAWWTFATLIASIIASIAGSLIGAGPQLSLEDLRRRRDAGLAVRPS
- a CDS encoding tetratricopeptide repeat protein → MSHPPRMLLASRGRSSTQAVGLSLLGLLVLLLAGPGCSGDDTLGQQVAAAIASGQLDEAQQIVDRWLSRRSNDPDALAWAARVALARDRPTEAFEFARRAQQQGLDRSALRDVEGVALARAGRMAEAEPLLRAHLAATDRPDPVASQALAEIGLATFRFGAAREALARWRRDAPDDPEPWLMEAEISERIGDEYTVIASHYREALKRDPSLDGVLLRLAETIRRSGNYREAVESFNAYLDRHPDDPDALAWAGLNQLGMGEVEAAERLLRQALAREPDHLEAIKGLARLYQQTGRVEESLAQFNRAAELDPEQADIPYQQSLLLARLGRREEAEQMRERSEQLRAQAAEIERLRDALVRDPGNAELQYETARWLIEHGHAEEGVRWAEKAITTVPGHRPSCLLLAEYYEATDQPDLANFYRFKAAPADR